CAGAATACTAAACGTTAATTACCTTCCCTCCGAATGATGCCAAAAAATAACACGAACAAACAGGACGCAGCTGCGGTAAGCAAAAGGCAAATAGAAGTTAGGTACTAAACGCCACAcacagcaaaacaaaagtagTTCAAAGTGCATTTGTGTGCTGAAAAGCTCGCACAAATGTTTTCAAAGGGTATTGTTTAGGGACAATGTTTCCCCGCCATTTCATCtgattattactgttatggTTGCCGAAATCCTCCTGCATCCGCAAGTGAGCCCGACAATTCACAGAAACTAAACCCACTAGGCTCAAAACCGAAAGCACGCTACGGTGAACTGCAGAGGGGCAACACCACATTCACATGTACGCacaaatatacaaaaaaatatatgtttatttattcaaATATCCACCCACAACGCATCTACAGGtaagggggaggaaatgtGACGGATAAGCGCTTTCAGTTAAATACAATTCCACTCCTATCCGCATTCATTCGGTGCTTGTCGCTGATGGTTACTGCGTTTCTACTGCGCGGCTCCGTCGCGTCCTCCCTCTTCCACTCCTCACGAAAGTATTCCGTGCATCCCGTGaggtgtgtatgtgttttagTATGAAAAGCTGTAGGTAACTAATGCACTACAAACCTtaaaaaaacgacaacaaaaaaaagagtcaAACGCTATGAAAGAAAGTTTCTCctagaaaagtaaaaaaaaacgtgggaGAGAGCACGTGGGGGATGACTTTGGCACAAAAACCAAGATGCACCCGCAATTACACTCGCATTCGGGAGCAGTTTTTATATTAGTTCACGTCTTTCGACACCAACTTCACCTAATCAATAAATTGCAGCCTGATCCTGCGTTTCCTACACTCTCGTTCCTCCTCTGGAccattttgtgtgttgttttgttgggTCGAGCCCTCCTTTATTCCTTCTTTGGCTCACTTTTCGGTTTTTTCCCGTCACCCTTCTCCGCTCCGCTCCCTGCCTCATCTTTCGCTTTCTTACCCTTCGCATCCACCTGTTTGGCAGCAGTGCGCTTTGCCAAGTTCTCTTCCACAAGCGCGTCGAACTTACCATTTGCCTTGTCGAACAACGCCGTTACCAACTTATCGTACTTTTCCAGTGCATCCAGCGCATCCTGATAAAGAGTCGTGGCGGATGTGACATCTCCACTTCCGCTGGTTCCGGTGCCACCACTATGGTATGCGCTGCTGTGGGAAACACCGTGAGACCCATCAGAAGTGCCATCTCCCTTCTGCTTGGCTTTTTCTCGCTTCGCGTCTTGTTCATCGAAAACTACCACGCACTGATGCTGCTGGTCCACGATCCCTGCCAGCTTCTTGTCAAGGATGAGCTGGGACACCTGTGACTCCACGGTTTCCACATCAAGCTTCAGAAGCTCCGCAAGATATGATATCTGCACTCGGCTGTACGGCTCCAACAGCTTCAGCAGGTGTCCCTCAAGCAGACTCTTATACATCTCAGAGAGCTGACGCTGAAGCACTTCGTCCTCAAGAAATGGCGCGTTCTTATTCTCTTGCATGATGCGATTGAATAGGTGTGTGTCCTGGCTGTTGTATGCATCCGCGACGCCATGGAGAGCGACCATATCAGCTCCTTTGTATTCCAGCACATTCTTTGAGCTCAGCAGCGCAGAAAGCTCATCCGGGCTATTGGTGGCAATCTTAGCGAGAATCATATAATGTAGTGCTTTACGTGCTTGCCGCGCTTGGTCACCTAACTGGTGGAAGCCCTCGAAAGCCTCATACAAGTAAGAAAAAGCCGTCTTCGCGTCATGCTCTTCGGCATGCAGGACGCCACTTTGCAGGTCAATTTCCGCTTGAGCCAGCGGCGGGCAATATATGCTGTTCGCATTAGTTCGTGCCGCCACAAGGGCTGCACGAGCACGTGAAATATTGCGAATGGAATAGTAGATGTGACTCTCTAGTAGGTGAATATCAAGCAGAAGAGCTCTGTCATCAAGACGACGGACCTCTCGCAGCAGCGCCTGAAGCGTCGTGAGAGCCTCCTGCCGTTCATTGCGCGCAAAttgcacttctgcaagaCGGTGCTGGAGCCGCTGCCGGAGAAAAGTACGTTTCTCCTGACGGGCCCACGCGATCATGTCGCGGCACACTTCCATCTGCCGGTCGAGTGACGCTCCACTGTTGAGAATTAGATCGAACATCTTGCGCACCATGCGAGTTGCCTTCGCCTTGGGAAGCAGAGCAAAGAAAGACCGAATGGCAGACAAGAGTTGCACAAGCATGTCAGTTTGCTTCTCCACGCTAAGAATCTCCGCCAGGCGATAAATCGCGCGCTCCTTTGCTCGGAGACCAATTGCGTCATCCGCCGTGACATCCGTCGAGACAATGTCTTCAAGCACTCCCCGTGCTTCCGTCCGCCGTCCGTCCGCAATAAAGTCCTCTGCTGTGTCCCAAAGTGAGTCCAAATCCTTTTCCATCGTGACGCCGGTGATAACCCCCTAGTGGCTTTTCACTATGCGCGTTTTGATCGCTTTATTGATCCTTTGAAAATTTCAGACTTTCTGTTCCTTTGTTTGCTGTTGTGCGCCTATCGCCGCGCAGGTTTGTTCTCCGTCCGTCGCGGTAGCAAGCTCTTACCTTTATCTACCGTTTCCACGCTTTCAGTTTCTTTACCTAATTCCAGTACTTCTtcactttgttgttttctttttttttttgtttttcaaagGATGTCCGCCAAGGGATTAGGAACAGGTTATAAGGACAAAGGAATCGGGTGAAAAATTGTGTGGTGCAAaacgagaggaaaaaaaaagcgttgAGAAAATGACTGACAAACGGAGATAGGGCGGTGAACAGGCAGCAACTCCTGATAACGAAAAAGAATACAGTTGAGGGAAAATACGGTGGGACGCGCGTGGTACGTTTAATCAAAAATTCCACCGACACGAATGGAAGAGAATCAGTGGAGTAAACTTCGCAAGATATCCTTCCTCGCCCGGCCATTGCGATATGCCACCTACCAGTGTCGACCACGACATGAGCCGCAATAAAAAAGTTGACAGCCCATTGCCATCCGTTTATTATCCGACACGCTGCCGTTTTGTCCTTTCCTTCACCGCTTCAGATGTTGCTATATATGGCGCCTGCAGAGGTGGCTGAACGGGCGGCAGTACAACATCAGACTCGCCACGGTCGTAGCACATATCAGCATCATAACCAGTCAAGTCTCCACAGGCCAGGAAAGGTACGATAACAGATTCTACTGCGTATGCCTCATCAACTATATCAGTAACACCACTATGATGCAATTCACCATTGTTAACATTGTCGGATGACATGCGCTGCGCATCCACAGCGGCTAAGTGCAGTGCTGGGGCAGCGGGTGTGAAGCAACTCGTTGTCTGCGTAAGTGGCCGCTCGAATGACGGCTGGTAGGATGCAGGCGGGTCGTAGTTTTGGCACACCATAAAAGCCTCCATCGAGGCGTTGCGCGATGACTTTGGTTTCGCGATGGTCACTTGACGGAAAAAAACTTCTGCTTTGGCGACAAGAAACGGCGTGTTGGGGCCGCGAAACATCTTTGTCACAAACGTACCGCCGCGCCGGAGCACAAATGTCGTGATGTTAAGTGCGGCGAGCAGCAGATGGTGCTGAAGATACTCGTCAAGCTCGTGCATACCGGTAACATCGGGAGCGCCGTCGCACACCACCAAATCCGCCTTTCGCCCGGCGACGGGTCGCGTCGGAGCGCCCGCATCCCCACCGTTCCTATCgtcgttattattaccattattgttattgttgtcacCATCCACACATTCAGAAGCATTATTACGTTCATTCATGAGCCCTACACCGCAATCCGACCTCTGCTGACtactctttccctcctcgcTGACGTTATTGCCGCGACCGCTATTAAAATCATTAATTGCGCCTGCTGTCGAGAGTGCCGTGGCGTCTGAGCATTCGGGAACAGAAGAGGAATCACCGTTAAGCAACCGAATGATTTCGCGCGCCGTCCACTCACTCGTGATATCGCCTTGCAACAGCTGGACGCCGTCTATTGGCATCATCTCCTGCAGGTCCACCGCAACGATGCGAGGGCGCTGGGATGCTTCAGAGTTTATGGCTTCGTCTCCTTCACACGCTTCTGCTGCACTTCCCGGTTGACTGCCACACAGATGGTTGGAAAGCACTTGTGACCAGCTTCCTGGGGCTGCACACAGATCCACAACACCAGTACGTATTTCCTCACGCCGAAGAATCCCAAATTCTTCATGCAGTTGCAGCAACTTGTACGCGCTACGCGCTCGGTAACCTTCTTCTTTCGCTTTGCGATAGTAGATGTCCCGCTTGTCCTTTGAAGCACGACCCATTGTTTTGCTACACGTGGAAGTATGCTAGTGTGTTAAATCGATTATTCTCGTCGTACCAACCCTCAGTACGCCCTGCTTTCGATatctgtatatgtgtgtatgagCTGAGATGCCACAATTTTTGGCGAAAACCcttgccgtttttttttctactctTCACGAAGGTAACTACAACACCCCCACaggtttgaatttctttcccttattttcctttctatttttttatttctgttgaCGTTATCTTCACTTTCCGCCTTCCCTGTTCTTTTTTGGGGTACGGAACTAACCTCACCGTTCGAGGCTAAAATTTGGGGTAAAGGGgatggaaagaaatgaaaaagaagagagaaaacctGCAGGTAAACGTTAAGACCAGTTCTCGCATGAATCAACCCGGTTGAACTTCTGCAATTCCTCTCTTGTGTGCAACTTGTGCACGTGGGTATATTCCGGTTATCACCCCTCCAGATATAACAAgattaaaaggaagaaaaaaaaaagacggaaaAAGAGGCTGGTAGGAATCTCACTTTGTGCCTTCCCGGCAGTTTGTAATAAACAACtcatagtaataataatgataatgataatgatgatgatgatgataaaaataaaaataatggagaaaataaagttGAACCTCCACAGTAAGTTCACCTCAGACTCAAGCCGCACATGCGAAAAGGATCCACTTGCGGCCAACACCACATCTTTGGCCTTTTCAAAtcccttcactttcattCCACCCCCACCCATTCATTACTGCAAcaactcttccttcttccatCTGTCCGTTATTTACGGTTAGCGCACAATCCCTCCTTACAAAAggaggcaacaacaacaaacaaacaaaaggcaaTAAGGCCTAACGGTGGTGCGCAGCATTACCGCAGGCGCATCGTGTCCGGCATCACATTTtcgctttctcttttgcGCAACTGTTCCCTAACCCACCACTCTTTGCTTTATATTTCTATACTCTCCATACACCTTCTAGTGTGGAGATACGTGTAGCACAATGTTTGTGGAAGGGAAGCGTGTCCAAATAAACTGAGGCCCCTTAGTGAAGTTCATTTAATCTATTatttattaatatatatatatatatatatatttctcctTCCCCCGTAATCTTGAAGCCACATCATTGAGGCACAAGAATGAAGCAAGTTTGATATAAATGCAGTAGACTTAAACACAGTGaagtgtgtctgtgtgcgtgagaaagagaaatagaACAGAATTGGGTTCATTTACCAGCGCCATACCCTGCgcctcctctcttcttttttttctcttctcactttctctcctttcacCACCGTTACAACACCCGCATATGAATATATGCACGAGGGACACACCGcacaaacgaagaaaaaaggaagaaaatgcaaaTGACCGTACGTGAATTATCAATACATAGGATATATGTGTACACACGTTTTACAtaagcatatatatacaaactaCGTGTGTGAAGGGGTCGCACCGTACCGCACATTTAATTACCCCCATTCCTCATCATAACACGTTGCACAGCTTCGTGACAAAACCTGCCCACCTAATTGCTGTTCAAACGAACAACCCAAATAAAACATAACCGAGATCAGCGCTGACGAACAAAGCCGCAGCCTTCACAATCAGTTGACAGTTATAAAAATAGAAGGATGGTGCAGGGTGGAAAATAGGTGAGCGAACTGTGACCTGCcacaaaagaatgaaagaaacaaaagaagaaaaaaagggagaacacCAAACAAGAATGACAATAGCAATCCTCCTTCAAACAGGTGCACACATCGTTATCTCCCCTTCCCATTCAACCACGCATCCCCTTCATTCCCATCAATACTCCAGAGGAAAAAGCAACAGGACCTCCAGGGCACGCACAAATAAAGGCCAGTCGTtaccttcccctcccttaacatagaagaaaaaaaaatgaagaaaacaaaaagaaaaatagaaaaccATTCCGGTGTTTTTGTTCCCCATCCTTGGAACCTTTGTTATCGTGCCACACGTTTCGACTCTTTCACTCCTAATGGtgccctttccccccttttcttcatgtcatatccttctttcattttcttctctcacGGCCCACAACTTGTTTGGACGCTTTCCACCACTCTCGCCCGCCGAAtgctttcctccttctttcagCACAACTCCCGCTCACACTATCACTTCGCGGTAGTTTGCATGTGAACCATACCTGATATCTTTGAACGCACAAATATACAAAAACACGCGCTTCCttattctctttgtttcttcaccctTCTAGCCTGCTAAGGTGAGTATTATAAAACTTTAAATGTGTTTATTAGTCAACGTGCTTGCTTATACCCGCTTCCGGTGGTGCTTCGCCACCTCCTGCCGCACGCGTTCTTCATACTCTTGACGATCACGCGTGTACACACGAAATGGCTCTTCCTGAGCGGGGTCGTTGATGTTTGGGTTGTCCAGGAGCTCCTGTATCGCCAGTAGTATTTGCTTAATTGTAATACTCGGCCGCCAGTCCTTCTCCTCGTTGAGAATGGAAAGACATACCGTTCCACTCGGGTAGACGTTGGGGTGAAAAAGTACCGGGTTAAACACACATTTAGGCGGCTTTGTCGGGTAATCCTCTGAAAAGTGGAGAAAGAGACGGAACTCACCACCTTCAAACGGAGTGCCTGGCTTCCCCGGTATTCCTGCTTCCCACTCAAGCAAGTCCAAGCCACCAGAGTTGTCGCCAGCAGTCTGGCTACTGCCACTCCCCTGATGCGTTTGGGGGGCCGCTGATGACTTGGCCAGCGCAGTAAGGACATTATTCGGTTGTTGATGCTGCACACTTTTGATTTCCCGCGGTTTCGCCCAAAAGCCAAAAGGTCGCTCCTTACGCCATGCTTTGCGCTCCTCTCGTAGGCGTGACTGAGCTAAAGATAGCCCGGACATGATACGTCAGACTTATTCGCTTTGTGATATGCGGCTCTGCAAAGTGGCCCGCTTCGTCTGATGACCTGCGCCGCTTGAGCGATTTCCTCACCTTACCAACTGTTTCTTAGTTGCAGTGTAGAGTACGGTTCACGTAAAAAGGTTCAGCAACGAGAGGAGGATATTTAGAAATGGAAGTTAAGGTCGCATTGGGTTTCTTTAATCAACCAAAGAagggtgggggggggggaggggaggggaggggttCCGAGTTACTCATTGAACGTAGATCCAGAGCTTTAGGAGATTCAATCCAACAACTGTGAGAGAATGCGTGCCAGcacccctttccctcctcgcCGCTCATCCGTTCCATTCTCCCATCGTTTGCTTGCTTTCTATTTCGGTGCGACACTGGTATCCCCGCTGCCCTTTCCTTCATGGTTTCATCTCCAACCCAAAGTTTCCGCCGAAACTCCTTTTACCCTACAACTTTCACATAGCCGAGGGGTGGAACCACCTGGATGAAGGGGTACGCATGCAACCGTTTTGAGACGTCGTCAACGTGCCTATTCATACGCAACGTGCCTTGCACCAGCACACGGCTGCCGAGTTTCACCTGATCTTTCAACAATGAGGCGGGGAAGTTGTCACCCATACATCGAATGACAATAAACTCCTTCTCCGGTTCCAccacttccccttcttcaccCTTTGCTTCAACTGCCTTTGTGGAGGCCGGGTCCGGTGTGCACGCTgaagccggtgtggttactCCCTTTGAATTTATTCTCTCATCACCGTCAACCTCAAGGACGTACTGCGTAACGGTCATGGTACCAAGGAAACCGTGTTGCACATCCGCTATGCGACCAATCATTAGCGCATTACTCCCGGCGCGGATGTGAACTGCCAATGCGTCTTGCTCGACAGGGGCAGGTGGTACGACCCGCCTGACTTCTTCTGGAAGAGATTTCAGCTCATCCATACTGGTATTGCCGACGctaccttctttcttttccgaaTCATCAGGAGTTTCGCGGCTCCCGGCTCCATCACCGGTAGAGGACTTCTGTGGATAAAGTGTAGACTGTCTTTGCTTGGCGTATAGCTCGCGCAGTTGATCCTCCGTCAACTCCTCTCCGTGCACCGACTCCACGTGGTCGAGAAGAGCATCAAGTAGCCTAAAAGATGGAATATCCGTGCAGAAACCGCTGCCGACATTTTcactttgctgttgttgaagtgtttgttgcttttcgACGCAGATTGGGCATGTGAAGCGCCGTTTCGCTGCGGAAGCTGCCATACTTGGTCGCGTGCCGCGAAGCTTTTCCTTTAGCTTCTCCAGGGAACCCTTTTTTCCAATGACGGAGCCAGTGGAAACATCTGTGGTGCATGCGGAGGGAGTTACAACAGTATCTTCCTCACACGCTACCTGCAACTGCGCAGCCAACTCCTCTTCAGGCAAAAACGGATTCAGTGGCTCATTTTCCAGATCCTGCACCGCCGCGTTGGGGGAGTCACCGAAGGGATTTGGATATTTCTTTATCAGTTCTCGGATGGGTAATATCTGTCCGCCACTGCGGCCCTTTCCAACCGCCACGGCCCCGCCCGCCATCGCTCCGGGCCTTTTAATTCCTGGCGCGGCTCCCTCAGGTGTGGCCCGGGCGGTGGGCCGAGCAACCGCTTCCATCTCTTTGCGTCTGTCGGCAGTGCCCGTGACAACGGAGGCAAACGGCAGGAAGATGTTTGCACTATTTGACTTCGGTACATCATCACGTTGAGCCGCAACCGCATCCCACACATCGATAAGAAGCTCGTCCACAAGCTCATCATCCGGGAGCGAGAGCACAGCTTTACTGTACGGTATCTTCACGGCGCTGATGCCAGAGGCAGACAACTCCTTTTGCGGATCCGGTTGTTGCTTTACATCCAGAGTTGCAGAATCACCCGCCCGTGAGGCAGTTCCGCTTGCAGCAGACGATGAATGCTTTGCTACCTTTGCTGTAGTTATCGTTACTGCTCCCCCGAGAAGCTCGCCCTCTCCGGGACCATCAACCACTGCCGCTTTTGGATCTGATCCATGGTTTAACTTCACATGGTGGTCTGCAGAAAACTTCAGGCGAAAGGCCTTGCCGCAGGCGCTGCAGTGAAACTTCATTGTTGGGTCCGGAGGCAAGCGAGGCGGTAAAGCGGTACCAGCTGCCGTGGCACTTGCACCGCCTCTTCCGCCCGACGCCGCCGTCGATTCACTCACGTGTGAAACAGCGGTGGTTGTagccttcttttccttagtTGGTGTCGTGTAGAAACTTTCGTCTAGAACTAACTGCCGTGCACCTGTCGTGTGAAGTGGTGGCGGCAGATGTGTGGGTTCGTAAGCTAATTTCATCCCGCCCATGCGCTCCAACTGTGCTGCTGGCATAATCACCTCCGGCACCTCGGGAGGCGTTCCATTTGGTGCTAACTGTGGCGGAACATTTAAAAGTACTCCATGCTTCACATGTGCTTCATGAAGCAATAAATAGTGTACATCCTCCCCAGTAAGTTCGAAGGTTTCGTAAAAGCAgagctcgcgtggctcagtGGTGCCACTTTCAGGTGTCGGAAGCGAACACCGGAGTGGAATTGTGCGGGTGTGCAGCGGCATCAAACGGTTTAACGACCACGTGACAACCGCCCCCACATGTGTTGGGGACATTTGGAGGCATGAACCGCCGTTGCCCTTGCCGCAGAGACGGTCACTGCGGCGGGTGAGGCGTCTCATGAACGATACTAAACAAAGAACAGGAAAGGGGCtacaagaaacaaacaaacaaaaaagagactgTATAATAAATGAGGAATAGGGAAGCTGTCTATACGGTGTGCCCCACGTGTTGGAATACCAGTGGTTGCGATAAAATGAAGCTGGtagaaggaaacgaaaaacaataaaaatactTGATGctacacatatatttatgcatACAAATATGTACTAGGGCAGCGCGCCCCGGTAAATGTATTGCCCAGTGCTTTCAGCACCGCCTCCGCCTCCTCTCTTTCAAAGTGAAAACGTGTTACTGCTGCTTTTCCTTCATATGTTTCTCTTATctacattattattatattccaTTTCTGTCACTCACAAACGAATAGATGTGAAAATTTCTCTCATACCCTCCTTGCGCCCTgctacttttctttcttagcACAAAATCCCACACCCGGccctccctcttccctgCCGCTAAACGacaacaatagcaacagTAGCCACAACAATAGCAATCGCAATAGTGATAGTAACAAATgtgcaaagaaacaaagagatgCGCGGTACTGAAGTGTGCACGACAAATGGGAGCATCCACCGGTATTATTATCACCAACAAGGACACCAAGCGCAGCCATAATAAGACGAACGCACATATGTGCGATCACACTCACTTACTCACTTAAATACTTATTTACGTTTCCAACAGCGTTCATTTGCTCTCCCCAGTGTGTCACTCTGATGTGAAGAAAGACGATGGGGTcacgaggggggaaaataaaaaggaacaaagtccgaagaattaaaaagaaaaagggagcaTCTCTATGAGGTTGTTAACAGCGACTCGGTGAATAAATTTCCCTCCCACGTTAACAGCTTCTTTCCATTACTCCCTGAACCAGCGGCAACCAATAAGGCGTACCGTGAAAAACCACGCACGAATGGCGACAACATATCATCCAACGAGTGGGACAAATGaaattcaagaaaaaaaatcatcgtATATGAATACCTATGTACTTGTAtagagacaaaaaaggtaGTGGTCCAtattccctctccctctccctctctctctctcacacacacacagcaTATTTCGAAAAAAAACCCACTATAtatgtgaaaaagaaaaatagttaAATGCTTTTTCATTCACTTGCTACCGACCTCGTagctcttttcccttttcttccattaTAATATTTCTCACCCATACCACAATTGCGCacatttttgaaatatttaACATATGACCAACCCGTGCACACGTAAAAACAGCAATCAATAAAATACTTTTACTCCCTTCTACTACTACTCCCTAACGCCATTTAATTGGTATTACGTGCTGCGGATTGTCCCATCTGCAACACTGCTTCATTTGGCagctcttcctctttccctgtAACAGTCATAATCCAGAAGGAAATATCCTCTTTGGTCTTCATGAACACCACAACACATATTAGAAAGCCACCGATGCCCACCATGATAATGGTTGAAATGGTACTTTCGTGGCAGAACTGACCAATACTGCAAGGAGGGTCCAGCCTCTTATACGGGAcatttttcaaattttccCCAATAAATATAGCCTGCGAGCTAAACGCAAGCATATCATTTCTTTTGGTGATGGGATGGAGCACTTCCGCAAGTGATACCATGCATTTAGTGGGAAACTTAATGGGGTCGTGTCTATTGTCAGAACTTCGCCTTCGGATTCtgtgtgcgtttgtgttCCAGTCCATTGACGCACCAAAGTACAAACCGTATGCATAAAGGTTTTTGCGAAAGCTTATTTGCTCCTCTAGCAAGGAGATATCGCATTGCTTGTTGAGAGGACCACCATACGCGTCCCGTACGATCCAGAATTGTTTGCAGAAGCACCTTGAAAGATCCTCCAGTATGGCTTTGGTGATTTCATCCATGGTGCGTCTTGTAACCACTGCAAAATACCGTATTGAGGGACCCATAAGTATAAGTGAGGAATTAACACtgtcttttctctttgcGCTTTCATCGCTGGTATTCGGTCCAGTTTCCGGTACAAGTCCCGAGTCTTCGGTTTCCTCcgcatcatcatcttcatccgGCGGGTCAGCCGAAGTCACGCCCATGAGGTAAATTAGAACAATGGCCGCTGCGAAGTAGCGACTTGACATGATATTGAGCACGAACCAAACCAGAAATTCAGCAGAATACAAAGGTATACGGGTGGTAATGAATGCCGACCAAAATAACCTCCCGTCCCCGACTCACTTATCCCGTTTCTAAACCTTCCCACTGAGAATAATTTCTTTCGGAGCGAGCATAAAACaaagtaacaataacaacaacaacaacaacaacagcaacaacaaagaaagtaCAAGAAAGAAACCACAGGGAGAATTATTCTCTTTGTGCAGGAGTCAAATtgtatacaaaaaaaaagtacctAAAAAGgcaataaatataaaactagaaaaaaaaaattaacattTCGATCACTGGCCAACTTTCATCAACCTGTTAAATAACTCCCAAGCTTTCAGGGCAGGATTGGTAACTGCTTTTACAGATCAGCGTCCCCAAAGCCGCAATGAGGTTGCTTATCAGTTACGACATTAAAGAACAGATACACACgcccacacaccacacaacgaaaggagaaaacagaGGGCAAGTGATGCTTTCCCAATTTCATTCGGTTCAttcaccccctcccctccggTGTGGGTGTGTTGGATCGAAATACGGCATTAAGTGTATAACGTGCGGCGAAAGCGGTGTCTTCGCCTGTGCTCCCGCCACCAACGCCATCCCAACCCCATTAAAACTCCAGCTCCTAAACCCCCCAAGTGGGCGGCGTGGCCAACAGTTTCGCCAGgtccccaccaccacccccatCCCGTACCTGATGATCCCGATGTGGGTTTCCCCCCGAGTGTTGCGGTAGCGAGTTTGAAGACCTCCAAAGCAGCTGCCATCCACACAGTAATCCAAGTGCCCCTGTAGGCTGCTCCAAACCCATGAATCGCGTATCCACCAGCGCTGGCTCCACACATGAAGGATGTATCCACCCTGTGCTTTCCCATACTGTACGTTACACTCCCAACCCAACTGTCAAACTGTGACTTAAGGGTGGAGAAGAtaccttcctcttcttcatgaAAGAAACCAATGAGACTCTTCACAGAGAACATTCCCTTCCATCTCTTCCACTTCAACTGCGCGTAGTCAAAAAGCAGCTGCCCAGCAACACCGCTGACGCCCCCAATAATGAGAACGGCGGTTGCGCCAGCGGCCTCCTTGATGCTTTTCCACATGCCGCGGTCCGCTACACCGATCTGAAAGCAATCTTCCCCGAGCTCTAAGAGTGTGCACAATAGCAGCATCACGTTTCCCACAAAGTGTTCATCAGAAGCATGCACAAACATATGCGTTACGAGGACAAGCGGGTTACGCTTAAATGCCGAGACGGAAAAGCCATAGTCCTGCACACGTGCCAGGCACTGAAAAGGAGTTGGCCACTTTCCATCCGCAAAATGGACAAGCAAG
This is a stretch of genomic DNA from Trypanosoma brucei gambiense DAL972 chromosome 2, complete sequence. It encodes these proteins:
- a CDS encoding T. brucei spp.-specific protein — its product is MSSRYFAAAIVLIYLMGVTSADPPDEDDDAEETEDSGLVPETGPNTSDESAKRKDSVNSSLILMGPSIRYFAVVTRRTMDEITKAILEDLSRCFCKQFWIVRDAYGGPLNKQCDISLLEEQISFRKNLYAYGLYFGASMDWNTNAHRIRRRSSDNRHDPIKFPTKCMVSLAEVLHPITKRNDMLAFSSQAIFIGENLKNVPYKRLDPPCSIGQFCHESTISTIIMVGIGGFLICVVVFMKTKEDISFWIMTVTGKEEELPNEAVLQMGQSAARNTN
- a CDS encoding proteasome regulatory non-ATPase subunit 6, encoding MEKDLDSLWDTAEDFIADGRRTEARGVLEDIVSTDVTADDAIGLRAKERAIYRLAEILSVEKQTDMLVQLLSAIRSFFALLPKAKATRMVRKMFDLILNSGASLDRQMEVCRDMIAWARQEKRTFLRQRLQHRLAEVQFARNERQEALTTLQALLREVRRLDDRALLLDIHLLESHIYYSIRNISRARAALVAARTNANSIYCPPLAQAEIDLQSGVLHAEEHDAKTAFSYLYEAFEGFHQLGDQARQARKALHYMILAKIATNSPDELSALLSSKNVLEYKGADMVALHGVADAYNSQDTHLFNRIMQENKNAPFLEDEVLQRQLSEMYKSLLEGHLLKLLEPYSRVQISYLAELLKLDVETVESQVSQLILDKKLAGIVDQQHQCVVVFDEQDAKREKAKQKGDGTSDGSHGVSHSSAYHSGGTGTSGSGDVTSATTLYQDALDALEKYDKLVTALFDKANGKFDALVEENLAKRTAAKQVDAKGKKAKDEAGSGAEKGDGKKPKSEPKKE
- a CDS encoding ubiquitin-conjugating enzyme e2, putative, producing MSGLSLAQSRLREERKAWRKERPFGFWAKPREIKSVQHQQPNNVLTALAKSSAAPQTHQGSGSSQTAGDNSGGLDLLEWEAGIPGKPGTPFEGGEFRLFLHFSEDYPTKPPKCVFNPVLFHPNVYPSGTVCLSILNEEKDWRPSITIKQILLAIQELLDNPNINDPAQEEPFRVYTRDRQEYEERVRQEVAKHHRKRV
- a CDS encoding RNA-editing complex protein MP81; this translates as MRRLTRRSDRLCGKGNGGSCLQMSPTHVGAVVTWSLNRLMPLHTRTIPLRCSLPTPESGTTEPRELCFYETFELTGEDVHYLLLHEAHVKHGVLLNVPPQLAPNGTPPEVPEVIMPAAQLERMGGMKLAYEPTHLPPPLHTTGARQLVLDESFYTTPTKEKKATTTAVSHVSESTAASGGRGGASATAAGTALPPRLPPDPTMKFHCSACGKAFRLKFSADHHVKLNHGSDPKAAVVDGPGEGELLGGAVTITTAKVAKHSSSAASGTASRAGDSATLDVKQQPDPQKELSASGISAVKIPYSKAVLSLPDDELVDELLIDVWDAVAAQRDDVPKSNSANIFLPFASVVTGTADRRKEMEAVARPTARATPEGAAPGIKRPGAMAGGAVAVGKGRSGGQILPIRELIKKYPNPFGDSPNAAVQDLENEPLNPFLPEEELAAQLQVACEEDTVVTPSACTTDVSTGSVIGKKGSLEKLKEKLRGTRPSMAASAAKRRFTCPICVEKQQTLQQQQSENVGSGFCTDIPSFRLLDALLDHVESVHGEELTEDQLRELYAKQRQSTLYPQKSSTGDGAGSRETPDDSEKKEGSVGNTSMDELKSLPEEVRRVVPPAPVEQDALAVHIRAGSNALMIGRIADVQHGFLGTMTVTQYVLEVDGDERINSKGVTTPASACTPDPASTKAVEAKGEEGEVVEPEKEFIVIRCMGDNFPASLLKDQVKLGSRVLVQGTLRMNRHVDDVSKRLHAYPFIQVVPPLGYVKVVG
- a CDS encoding ribosomal RNA methyltransferase, putative gives rise to the protein MGRASKDKRDIYYRKAKEEGYRARSAYKLLQLHEEFGILRREEIRTGVVDLCAAPGSWSQVLSNHLCGSQPGSAAEACEGDEAINSEASQRPRIVAVDLQEMMPIDGVQLLQGDITSEWTAREIIRLLNGDSSSVPECSDATALSTAGAINDFNSGRGNNVSEEGKSSQQRSDCGVGLMNERNNASECVDGDNNNNNGNNNDDRNGGDAGAPTRPVAGRKADLVVCDGAPDVTGMHELDEYLQHHLLLAALNITTFVLRRGGTFVTKMFRGPNTPFLVAKAEVFFRQVTIAKPKSSRNASMEAFMVCQNYDPPASYQPSFERPLTQTTSCFTPAAPALHLAAVDAQRMSSDNVNNGELHHSGVTDIVDEAYAVESVIVPFLACGDLTGYDADMCYDRGESDVVLPPVQPPLQAPYIATSEAVKERTKRQRVG